From a region of the Emcibacter sp. SYSU 3D8 genome:
- a CDS encoding XdhC family protein, whose protein sequence is MSIEVLKTARDWRKEGRGVAIATVSSTWGSAPFPVGSQLAADDRGNFVGSVSGGCIEGAVIGEARKSINDGKIRNLEFSVSDDQAWEVGLACGGTIRVFVEPAPGEIDTVLAAAERKASVALTTDLETGRHQLFDASSAPEPVRNALRDDRSQPIGEHDFVRVFNTPRRIAIVGAVHIAQELVPMATRAGFDVTVIDPREAFASPQRFPGVTLSTAWPDKAMRDLEIDPRTAIVTLTHDPKLDDPALDVALASDAFYVGALGSTRTQAKRVARLKEAGFTDDQIGRIHGPIGLDIRAQSPAEIAVSILAQIIAVLRGAMK, encoded by the coding sequence ATGTCCATCGAGGTCCTCAAGACCGCGCGGGACTGGCGCAAGGAAGGGCGGGGCGTCGCCATCGCCACGGTGTCGAGCACATGGGGATCGGCGCCTTTTCCGGTCGGCAGCCAATTGGCCGCCGACGATCGGGGCAACTTCGTCGGCTCGGTCTCGGGCGGCTGCATCGAGGGCGCGGTGATCGGCGAAGCGCGCAAGTCGATCAACGACGGCAAGATCCGCAACCTGGAATTCTCCGTCTCGGATGACCAGGCCTGGGAAGTGGGCCTGGCCTGCGGCGGCACCATCCGGGTGTTCGTCGAGCCCGCGCCCGGCGAGATCGACACGGTTCTTGCCGCCGCCGAGCGCAAGGCTTCCGTCGCCCTCACCACCGACCTGGAAACCGGCAGGCACCAGCTGTTCGACGCGTCCTCGGCGCCCGAGCCCGTCCGCAACGCCCTGCGCGACGACAGGAGCCAGCCGATTGGCGAGCACGATTTCGTCCGGGTGTTCAACACGCCGCGCCGCATCGCCATCGTCGGCGCCGTGCATATCGCCCAGGAGCTGGTGCCCATGGCGACGCGGGCCGGCTTCGACGTCACGGTCATCGACCCGCGCGAGGCGTTTGCCAGCCCGCAGCGATTCCCCGGTGTGACGCTGTCGACCGCATGGCCCGACAAGGCCATGCGCGACCTGGAAATCGACCCGCGCACCGCCATCGTCACCCTGACCCACGATCCCAAGCTGGATGACCCGGCGCTCGACGTGGCGCTGGCGTCCGACGCGTTCTATGTGGGCGCGCTGGGCTCGACGCGCACTCAGGCGAAACGGGTCGCGCGGCTGAAGGAAGCCGGTTTCACCGACGACCAGATCGGCCGGATTCACGGCCCCATCGGTCTCGATATCCGCGCCCAGTCGCCGGCCGAGATCGCCGTCTCGATCCTGGCCCAGATCATCGCCGTCCTGCGCGGCGCCATGAAATGA
- a CDS encoding molybdopterin-binding/glycosyltransferase family 2 protein, with protein MIYADMPVGQAEGAILAHGQFAGGRKLPKGHRITAADIAALDAAGIVSVSGFRLEPGDVGEDEAAAQVAAIATGEHIRQSAAFTGRCNLFAETDGVLVYDRERLDALNLLDEAVTIAALPPYEPVRKGQMLATVKIIPFAVEGAVLARSTGMLADGGLLRVAPYSGMKAGLVETIIPGGKNKPSDKLVKVTAERLQNVGASLVLSAQCSHHAGDVADHIGRQLEAGCDIVLVAGASATTDRRDVVPAGIVAAGGAVDHFGMPVDPGNLLLLGHVGAVPVVGMPGCARSPKVNGFDFVLQRLAAGLTVTPRDIMRMGAGGLLKEIGVRPLPRAQATGEPTRAGRAPRIAAIVLAAGMSSRMGGRNKLLREIGGAPMIRRTVDAVLASGASPITVVTGRDEAEIRAALSGLAVSFIHNPDFAAGMAGSLKAGIAAVTADADGAVVALGDMPFVTAHHIDRLIAAYDEDEGRTICVPTHDGKWGNPVLWSRRYFPEMLAITGDKGARELLHTYADKLCEVPMDDEGILRDFDTPEAFGKTD; from the coding sequence ATGATCTACGCCGACATGCCTGTCGGTCAGGCCGAGGGCGCGATCCTCGCCCATGGCCAGTTCGCGGGCGGTCGCAAGCTGCCCAAGGGCCACCGGATCACCGCCGCCGACATTGCGGCGCTGGACGCCGCGGGCATCGTCTCCGTGTCGGGGTTCAGGCTCGAGCCCGGCGACGTGGGCGAGGACGAGGCCGCGGCGCAGGTCGCGGCGATCGCCACCGGCGAGCACATTCGCCAGAGCGCCGCGTTCACCGGCCGGTGCAATCTGTTCGCCGAGACCGATGGCGTGCTGGTTTACGACCGCGAGCGGCTCGACGCGCTCAACCTGCTGGACGAAGCCGTCACCATCGCCGCCCTGCCGCCCTACGAGCCCGTGCGCAAGGGCCAGATGCTGGCGACGGTGAAGATCATCCCGTTCGCCGTCGAGGGCGCGGTGCTCGCGCGCAGCACGGGGATGCTGGCCGATGGCGGCCTGCTGCGCGTGGCGCCTTATTCGGGCATGAAGGCGGGACTGGTCGAGACCATCATTCCGGGCGGCAAGAACAAGCCGTCGGACAAGCTGGTGAAGGTGACCGCCGAGCGGCTGCAAAATGTCGGCGCCAGCCTTGTCCTGTCGGCCCAGTGCTCGCACCATGCGGGCGACGTCGCCGACCACATCGGGCGGCAGCTGGAGGCGGGCTGCGACATCGTCCTGGTCGCCGGCGCCAGCGCCACCACCGACCGGCGCGACGTGGTTCCCGCCGGTATCGTGGCTGCGGGCGGCGCGGTCGATCATTTCGGCATGCCGGTCGACCCCGGCAATTTGCTGCTGCTCGGCCATGTGGGCGCTGTACCGGTGGTCGGCATGCCCGGCTGCGCGCGCTCGCCGAAGGTCAACGGCTTCGACTTCGTATTGCAGCGCCTTGCCGCCGGCCTGACGGTGACGCCGCGCGACATCATGCGCATGGGCGCCGGCGGCCTGCTGAAGGAGATCGGCGTGCGGCCCCTGCCCCGCGCCCAGGCGACCGGCGAGCCCACCAGGGCCGGCCGCGCACCGCGAATCGCCGCTATTGTGCTGGCGGCCGGCATGTCGAGCCGCATGGGTGGCCGGAACAAGCTGCTGCGTGAGATCGGCGGCGCGCCGATGATCCGCCGGACCGTCGACGCCGTGCTGGCCAGCGGGGCAAGCCCGATAACCGTGGTGACGGGGCGCGATGAAGCCGAAATTCGGGCGGCGCTTTCCGGCCTCGCCGTCAGCTTCATCCATAATCCGGACTTCGCGGCGGGCATGGCCGGCAGCCTGAAAGCGGGCATTGCGGCGGTCACCGCGGACGCCGATGGCGCCGTGGTAGCGCTCGGCGACATGCCCTTCGTAACCGCCCACCATATCGACCGGCTGATCGCCGCCTATGACGAGGACGAGGGCCGCACCATCTGCGTGCCGACCCATGACGGCAAATGGGGCAATCCGGTGCTGTGGTCGCGCCGGTATTTCCCGGAAATGCTGGCGATCACCGGCGACAAGGGCGCCCGCGAACTGCTGCACACCTACGCCGACAAGCTGTGCGAGGTGCCCATGGACGATGAGGGAATCCTGCGGGACTTCGACACACCCGAGGCGTTCGGGAAGACGGACTGA
- a CDS encoding xanthine dehydrogenase family protein molybdopterin-binding subunit has product MQKFGIGQPVRRVEDVRFVTGGGGYTDDLTLPGQAYGYVLRSPWAHAAISSINVADARAADGVLGVWTAADLSAAGIGELPCAISGVLRNRDGSTLDVGGRVILARDRAMHAGDGLAFIVAETLAQAMDAAELIAVDAEELPAAANLAEAVKETAPRLRDAAPGNVCFDWEGGDAAAVDAAFAGAAHITAMDLVHNRLAPSPIEPRAALGHWESGRHVLRTSTQGANLFQRVLAPVLGVAEDALRIITADVGGSFGMKEFIYPEHVLVLFAARKLGRPVKWTGERSDAFQSDLHGRDMISHAEIAFDTGGRAIAMRVHNRANMGAYVSLFGPGIQTLGGARLTGGVYAIPSISVRVTGYYSNSVPVDAYRGAGRPEAAYVIERLMDKAARELGLTPDEIRRRNFIGPDQLPYSHPLGFVFDSGAFEANMDEGMRLAGWASFPGRREAALARGRLRGIGMACYIESSVGFGYEAAEIRFPEDGTVEIIAGTMSAGQGHETVWAQIVTEQLGVPFEAIRLIQGDTDRVKVGGGTAGSRSTYMVAGAFRLSSDQVIGKGKALVAALLGEAPEAIEFGEGLFRSGSSNRSMSIMEVASAARRADGLDADLRRVLADGLDSGATFNHDVSTFPNGCHVCEVEVDPDTGKVETARYLVVDDFGRILNPMVVDGQVHGGIAQGLGQALMEHCLHDPDTGQLITGSFMDYAMPRADDFCDIETVYNEVPCTTSPYGVKGCGEAGTTGACPAIMNAVLDALSVRGVTGLDMPATPLRVWDALRRAG; this is encoded by the coding sequence ATGCAGAAGTTCGGGATCGGCCAGCCGGTGCGCCGGGTTGAAGATGTGCGCTTCGTCACCGGCGGCGGCGGCTATACCGATGACCTGACCCTGCCGGGACAGGCATACGGCTACGTTCTCAGGTCGCCCTGGGCCCATGCGGCAATCTCGTCGATCAACGTCGCTGACGCCCGCGCCGCAGATGGGGTGCTCGGTGTCTGGACGGCTGCGGACCTGTCGGCGGCCGGTATCGGCGAGCTTCCCTGCGCCATCAGCGGCGTGCTGCGGAACCGGGACGGGTCGACGCTCGACGTCGGGGGCCGCGTGATCCTGGCCCGCGACCGCGCCATGCATGCCGGCGACGGCCTCGCCTTCATCGTGGCAGAAACACTGGCGCAGGCAATGGATGCCGCGGAACTGATCGCCGTCGATGCCGAAGAACTGCCGGCCGCCGCAAACCTGGCCGAGGCAGTGAAAGAAACAGCGCCGCGCCTGCGCGATGCAGCGCCCGGAAATGTCTGCTTTGACTGGGAAGGCGGTGATGCCGCTGCGGTCGACGCCGCGTTTGCCGGGGCGGCGCATATCACGGCCATGGATCTTGTCCACAACCGCCTCGCACCCAGCCCGATCGAGCCGCGCGCCGCGCTGGGCCATTGGGAGTCCGGACGCCATGTGCTGCGCACATCCACCCAGGGCGCCAACCTGTTTCAGCGCGTGCTCGCGCCCGTCCTCGGCGTGGCGGAGGACGCCCTTCGGATCATCACCGCCGATGTGGGCGGCAGCTTTGGCATGAAAGAGTTCATCTATCCGGAACATGTCCTCGTGCTGTTTGCCGCCAGGAAGCTGGGCCGGCCGGTCAAGTGGACCGGCGAACGCTCGGACGCGTTCCAAAGCGATCTGCACGGCCGGGATATGATCAGCCATGCCGAGATCGCCTTCGACACAGGCGGCCGGGCAATCGCCATGCGCGTCCACAACCGGGCCAATATGGGCGCCTATGTGTCGCTGTTCGGGCCCGGTATCCAGACGCTGGGCGGCGCGCGGCTTACCGGCGGCGTCTATGCCATCCCGTCGATCAGCGTCAGGGTGACCGGCTATTATTCAAACTCGGTGCCGGTCGACGCCTACCGGGGGGCGGGCCGGCCGGAGGCCGCCTATGTGATCGAGCGCCTGATGGACAAGGCAGCGCGCGAGCTTGGGCTGACGCCCGACGAGATTCGCCGGCGCAACTTCATCGGGCCCGATCAATTGCCCTACAGCCATCCGCTGGGTTTCGTATTCGACAGCGGTGCGTTCGAGGCGAACATGGACGAGGGGATGCGTCTGGCTGGTTGGGCAAGCTTCCCCGGCCGCCGCGAGGCGGCATTGGCGCGCGGCAGGCTGCGGGGCATCGGCATGGCCTGCTATATCGAGAGTTCGGTAGGTTTCGGCTATGAAGCGGCCGAGATCCGCTTCCCTGAGGACGGCACGGTTGAAATCATTGCCGGCACCATGTCGGCAGGGCAGGGCCATGAAACCGTCTGGGCGCAGATCGTCACCGAACAACTGGGCGTGCCGTTCGAGGCGATACGGCTGATCCAGGGTGATACGGACCGGGTGAAGGTTGGCGGCGGCACCGCCGGCTCACGCTCGACCTATATGGTGGCCGGCGCATTCCGGCTGTCGTCGGATCAGGTCATCGGCAAGGGCAAGGCGCTTGTCGCCGCTCTGCTCGGGGAAGCGCCCGAGGCCATCGAGTTCGGCGAGGGCCTGTTCCGGTCGGGCAGCTCGAACCGGTCCATGTCGATCATGGAAGTGGCGTCCGCCGCGCGCCGCGCCGATGGCCTGGACGCAGATCTGCGGAGAGTGCTGGCCGATGGACTGGATTCTGGCGCCACCTTCAATCACGACGTTTCGACCTTTCCCAACGGCTGCCACGTCTGCGAAGTCGAGGTCGATCCGGATACCGGGAAGGTCGAAACAGCCCGATACCTGGTGGTCGATGATTTCGGCAGAATCCTGAATCCCATGGTGGTCGACGGACAGGTTCATGGCGGCATCGCTCAGGGACTGGGACAGGCGCTGATGGAACATTGCCTGCACGATCCCGATACCGGCCAGCTGATCACCGGCTCGTTCATGGACTACGCCATGCCGCGCGCCGACGATTTTTGTGACATCGAAACCGTCTATAACGAGGTGCCCTGCACCACCAGCCCCTATGGGGTGAAGGGCTGCGGCGAAGCCGGGACGACCGGCGCCTGCCCGGCGATCATGAACGCCGTCCTCGATGCCTTGTCCGTGCGGGGCGTGACCGGTCTCGATATGCCCGCTACGCCGCTCAGGGTATGGGACGCGTTGCGCCGCGCCGGGTAG
- a CDS encoding xanthine dehydrogenase family protein subunit M has protein sequence MYNFNYHRAGSIDAAAAKLAESGDAKLLAGGMTLLPTMKQRLAQPSDLIDLNEIADLKGISVSGGTVTIGAMTRHADVAASAEVKQAIPALAKLANLIGDPAVRNRGTIGGSIANNDPSADYPAALVGLGATVVTNKREIAGEDFFTGMFETALDEGEIVTAVRFPVPQKAAYFKFPNPASRYAVVGVMVAKTADGVRVAVTGAGPCVFRQSAMESALSSNFSADALSGISQDADGLNEDIHASAEYRANLVVVGAKRAVAEIA, from the coding sequence ATGTACAATTTCAACTATCACCGTGCCGGAAGCATCGACGCGGCCGCCGCCAAGCTGGCGGAGAGCGGCGACGCCAAGCTGCTGGCCGGCGGCATGACCCTGCTGCCCACCATGAAGCAGCGTCTGGCCCAGCCCAGCGACCTGATCGACCTGAACGAGATCGCGGACCTGAAGGGCATCTCGGTGTCGGGCGGCACGGTCACCATCGGCGCCATGACACGGCATGCCGACGTGGCGGCCTCGGCCGAGGTGAAGCAGGCGATTCCGGCGCTGGCCAAACTGGCGAACCTGATCGGCGACCCGGCCGTGCGCAACCGCGGCACCATCGGCGGCTCCATCGCCAACAACGATCCCTCGGCCGATTATCCGGCGGCGCTCGTGGGCCTTGGCGCCACTGTGGTGACCAACAAGCGCGAGATCGCCGGCGAGGACTTCTTCACCGGCATGTTCGAGACTGCGTTGGACGAGGGCGAAATCGTCACTGCCGTGCGCTTCCCGGTGCCGCAGAAGGCCGCCTATTTCAAGTTCCCGAACCCGGCGTCGCGCTATGCGGTGGTCGGCGTCATGGTGGCGAAGACGGCGGACGGCGTCCGCGTGGCCGTGACCGGCGCCGGACCCTGCGTGTTTCGCCAGTCCGCCATGGAAAGCGCGCTGTCGTCCAACTTCAGCGCCGATGCGCTGTCAGGAATCAGCCAGGACGCCGACGGCCTCAATGAGGACATCCATGCCTCGGCCGAGTACCGCGCCAATCTGGTCGTGGTCGGTGCGAAGCGGGCGGTAGCCGAGATCGCGTAG
- a CDS encoding xanthine dehydrogenase family protein molybdopterin-binding subunit, which produces MTAETGIGARVRRKEDVRFITGRGRYTDDINRPGQLHAVFARSSHAHARIGSLDISAAEASPGVVAVLTGADLAADGIGSLPCGWMIHSRDGSPMKQPPHPALAQGIVRYVGEPYAVVIGETRSAAQAGADLLDPDFQDLPANVDTASAQSAAPIHDGIANNLCYDWVLGDESATDAAFASAAHVVELDIINNRLIPNAIETRAALGDYDPGTDVLTLFTTSQNPHLARLVLSAFVGLAPEHKLRVVSPDVGGGFGSKIFIYAEETVCGWASKRLRRPVKWTADRSEAFLNDAHGRDHVSKARLALDATGRFLGLKVSTIANLGAYMSTFSSSIPTYLYGTLLAGQYTTPAIFVEVKSVFTNTTPVDAYRGAGRPEATFLLERIVETAARQLGMDPAELRRLNMIPKDAFPYQTPVALVYDTGDYQACLDKALALADYAGFPARRAEAKARGRLRGIGLSCYIEACGLAPSRLAGQLGAGVGLYESAEIRVNPTGNVTIFTGTHSHGQGHETTFAQVVSSRLGIGLDQIEVVHGDTAQGQFGMGTYGSRSLAVGGSALMKASDKIVTKGRKIAAYMLESEPEDIDFDDGVFRVRGTNKTKTFGEIAFAAYVPHHYPLEELEPGLQETAFYDPENFTYPAGAYVCEVEVDPETGATRIVKFTAVDDFGQVINPMIVEGQVHGGIAQGIGQAMLEACRYDSESGQLLSGSMMDYAMPRADDLVNFDLDVVRTDCTHNPLGAKGCGEAGAIGSPPAVINAITDAIGVRTLDMPATPLKVWTALQAGTAATKRS; this is translated from the coding sequence ATGACGGCAGAGACCGGAATCGGCGCGCGGGTCAGGCGCAAGGAGGACGTTCGGTTCATCACCGGACGCGGGCGCTATACCGACGATATCAACCGTCCAGGACAACTCCACGCAGTCTTCGCGCGCTCGTCCCATGCCCACGCCCGCATCGGATCGCTGGACATATCGGCGGCCGAGGCCTCGCCCGGCGTCGTGGCCGTGCTGACCGGGGCCGACCTGGCCGCCGACGGCATCGGCTCTCTGCCGTGCGGCTGGATGATCCATTCCCGCGATGGATCGCCCATGAAGCAGCCACCTCATCCGGCCCTGGCGCAGGGGATTGTGCGTTATGTGGGCGAGCCCTATGCGGTGGTGATCGGCGAGACGCGCAGCGCAGCGCAGGCGGGCGCGGACCTGCTCGATCCCGATTTCCAGGATCTGCCGGCCAATGTGGACACGGCTTCGGCGCAATCCGCCGCGCCGATCCACGACGGCATCGCCAACAACCTCTGCTACGACTGGGTTCTGGGCGACGAGTCAGCCACCGATGCGGCGTTCGCCTCGGCCGCGCATGTCGTCGAGCTGGACATCATCAACAACCGGTTGATCCCCAACGCCATCGAGACCCGGGCGGCGCTGGGCGATTATGATCCCGGCACCGACGTGCTCACCCTCTTCACCACCAGCCAGAATCCGCACCTGGCGCGCCTTGTGCTGTCGGCCTTTGTGGGCCTGGCGCCCGAGCACAAGTTGCGGGTGGTGTCGCCCGACGTGGGCGGGGGCTTCGGCTCGAAGATCTTCATCTATGCCGAGGAAACCGTCTGCGGCTGGGCCTCGAAGCGGCTGCGCCGGCCGGTGAAATGGACCGCCGACCGATCGGAAGCCTTCCTCAACGACGCGCACGGACGCGACCATGTGTCGAAGGCGCGGCTGGCGCTGGACGCGACCGGGCGGTTCCTGGGCCTGAAGGTGTCGACCATCGCCAATCTGGGCGCCTACATGTCGACATTCTCATCGTCGATCCCGACCTATCTCTACGGCACGCTGCTCGCCGGCCAGTACACCACGCCCGCGATCTTCGTCGAGGTGAAGTCGGTATTCACCAACACCACGCCGGTCGATGCCTATCGCGGCGCAGGCAGGCCCGAGGCCACTTTCCTGCTGGAGCGGATCGTCGAGACAGCGGCACGTCAGCTGGGCATGGATCCGGCCGAGCTGCGCCGCCTCAACATGATCCCGAAAGACGCTTTCCCCTACCAGACGCCGGTTGCGCTGGTCTACGACACCGGCGATTACCAGGCCTGCCTGGACAAGGCGCTGGCGCTGGCGGACTATGCCGGCTTCCCGGCGCGCCGGGCCGAGGCGAAGGCGCGCGGCAGGCTGCGCGGCATCGGCCTGTCCTGCTATATCGAGGCCTGCGGCCTGGCGCCGTCGCGCCTTGCCGGGCAATTGGGCGCGGGTGTCGGGCTCTACGAATCGGCCGAGATCCGGGTCAATCCCACCGGTAATGTTACCATCTTCACCGGCACCCACAGCCACGGCCAGGGCCATGAAACCACCTTCGCGCAGGTGGTGTCGAGCCGGCTGGGCATCGGGCTCGACCAGATCGAGGTGGTGCACGGCGACACGGCGCAGGGCCAGTTCGGCATGGGCACCTATGGGTCGCGCTCGCTGGCCGTGGGCGGCTCGGCGCTGATGAAGGCCAGCGACAAGATCGTGACCAAGGGCCGCAAGATCGCCGCCTACATGCTGGAGTCCGAACCCGAGGATATCGACTTCGACGACGGCGTCTTCCGGGTGCGTGGTACGAACAAGACCAAGACCTTCGGCGAGATCGCGTTCGCCGCCTACGTGCCGCACCATTATCCGCTGGAGGAACTGGAGCCCGGCCTGCAGGAAACTGCGTTCTACGATCCGGAGAATTTCACCTATCCGGCTGGCGCCTATGTCTGTGAGGTCGAGGTCGACCCCGAGACCGGCGCCACGCGGATCGTCAAGTTCACCGCCGTCGACGATTTCGGCCAGGTCATCAATCCCATGATCGTCGAGGGTCAGGTTCATGGCGGTATCGCCCAGGGCATCGGCCAGGCCATGCTGGAAGCCTGCCGCTATGATTCCGAAAGCGGCCAGCTGCTGTCAGGCTCGATGATGGATTACGCCATGCCGCGCGCCGACGACCTGGTGAATTTCGACCTCGACGTGGTGCGCACCGACTGCACCCACAATCCGCTGGGTGCGAAGGGCTGCGGCGAGGCGGGCGCCATCGGTTCGCCGCCCGCCGTGATCAACGCCATCACCGACGCCATCGGCGTGCGGACACTCGACATGCCCGCCACACCGCTTAAAGTATGGACCGCATTGCAGGCCGGGACCGCGGCCACCAAAAGGAGCTGA
- a CDS encoding (2Fe-2S)-binding protein: protein MTVKVTTTVNGKPVSGDVEPNTLLVHFVRENLGLTGTHVGCDTSQCGACTVHLDGQPVKACTMLAVQAEGHQVTTIEGIGQPGNLHPMQAAFQENHGLQCGFCTPGMIMAGIGIADRAKGTTLSEETIRIELEGNICRCTGYHNIVKSIAAGARDM, encoded by the coding sequence ATGACGGTAAAAGTTACAACAACGGTGAACGGCAAGCCCGTATCGGGCGACGTGGAACCGAATACGCTACTGGTGCATTTCGTGCGCGAGAATCTGGGTCTGACGGGCACCCATGTGGGCTGCGACACCAGTCAGTGCGGTGCCTGCACGGTGCATTTGGACGGCCAGCCGGTCAAGGCGTGCACCATGCTGGCGGTACAGGCGGAAGGCCATCAGGTCACCACCATCGAGGGCATCGGCCAGCCGGGCAACCTGCACCCCATGCAGGCGGCGTTCCAGGAGAATCATGGCCTGCAATGCGGCTTCTGCACGCCCGGCATGATCATGGCCGGGATCGGCATCGCCGATCGCGCCAAGGGCACGACGCTGTCGGAAGAAACCATCCGCATCGAGCTCGAGGGCAATATCTGCCGCTGCACCGGCTATCACAACATCGTCAAGTCGATCGCCGCCGGCGCTCGCGACATGTAG
- a CDS encoding carbon monoxide dehydrogenase subunit G, translated as MEMNGEYHIPAPRQRVWEALNDAEILGRCIPGCESIQKTSDTAMSAVVQAKVGPVSAKFTGDVTLEDIDPPNGYTIRGEGKGGVAGFAKGTAKVALTDEGDGTLLTYVVDAQVGGKLAQVGARLVAGTIKKMADEFFGTFTAIVASAEQDQSGSQSQSQGQSAPSPASVAPAIPVMPKKRGVSPFTIGVLVIAAILVIYFLAK; from the coding sequence ATGGAAATGAACGGCGAATACCACATCCCGGCTCCGCGCCAGCGTGTGTGGGAAGCGCTCAACGACGCCGAAATCCTGGGCCGTTGCATCCCGGGCTGCGAGTCGATCCAGAAAACGTCGGATACAGCCATGTCCGCGGTGGTCCAGGCCAAGGTCGGTCCGGTCAGCGCCAAATTCACCGGTGACGTGACCCTTGAGGACATCGACCCACCCAACGGCTACACCATCCGCGGTGAAGGCAAGGGCGGCGTCGCCGGCTTCGCCAAAGGCACCGCCAAGGTGGCGCTGACCGATGAAGGCGACGGCACGCTGCTGACCTATGTGGTCGACGCCCAGGTTGGCGGCAAACTGGCCCAGGTCGGCGCACGGCTGGTGGCGGGCACCATCAAGAAGATGGCCGATGAATTCTTTGGCACCTTTACGGCGATCGTCGCCAGCGCGGAGCAGGACCAATCGGGGAGCCAGTCGCAGTCCCAGGGCCAATCGGCGCCATCGCCCGCTTCGGTCGCGCCGGCCATACCGGTCATGCCAAAGAAGCGTGGGGTCTCGCCATTCACTATCGGCGTTCTCGTGATCGCTGCCATTCTGGTGATATACTTCTTGGCGAAGTGA
- a CDS encoding helix-turn-helix domain-containing protein has protein sequence MPVLRRARRRDLNLDNGQTAAMGWQAQKSAATQRRVLEAAIACFVEVGYARTTTTLIADRAGLSRGAMLHHFPSKAEVVKAAIDHLHTKRLRAFRKAIAAIQPGKDRLRSALRAYWAHVTHPLFFAFVELKVNGRTDPELAEILDPAQAAFDEEWTDTARELFPEWRDDPEGLETALDLLQYVLDGMALNLADGRPNVHSERMLDYLETRLRELRPLVATRAAE, from the coding sequence GTGCCAGTCCTGAGACGCGCGCGTCGGCGCGACCTGAACCTCGACAATGGCCAGACAGCGGCCATGGGCTGGCAGGCGCAGAAGAGCGCCGCAACCCAGCGCCGGGTGCTTGAAGCCGCGATCGCCTGCTTCGTGGAAGTCGGCTATGCACGGACGACGACGACATTGATCGCCGATCGGGCCGGATTGTCGCGCGGCGCCATGCTGCATCACTTCCCGTCCAAGGCCGAGGTGGTGAAGGCGGCGATCGACCATCTGCACACCAAGAGGCTGCGGGCATTCCGCAAGGCCATCGCCGCGATCCAGCCGGGCAAGGACCGGCTTCGCTCGGCGCTTCGGGCCTATTGGGCGCACGTGACCCATCCGCTGTTCTTCGCCTTCGTCGAGCTGAAAGTGAACGGCCGGACCGATCCCGAGCTGGCCGAAATCCTCGATCCGGCGCAGGCCGCGTTCGATGAGGAATGGACCGACACGGCACGCGAGTTGTTCCCGGAATGGCGCGACGATCCGGAAGGTCTCGAGACCGCCCTGGACCTGCTGCAATATGTGCTGGACGGCATGGCCCTCAACCTGGCCGACGGTCGCCCGAACGTGCACAGCGAGCGGATGCTCGATTATCTTGAGACGCGGCTGCGCGAGCTGCGTCCGCTGGTTGCCACCCGCGCCGCCGAGTAA